One Deltaproteobacteria bacterium genomic window carries:
- a CDS encoding CarD family transcriptional regulator, with amino-acid sequence MFELGKFAVYPGHGVGVIEDIKGMEVGKKVQNFYILKVLDTQMTIMVPTESAHKAGMREVIDPKKIPQVYEILKEKEVPNNNHQPWNQRYRGYMERIKSGSIFEVAKVLRELYSIRAEKGLSFGEKKLMDTAKRLLIKELAISKEVEEGEIGKEIQGILS; translated from the coding sequence ATGTTTGAGTTAGGGAAGTTCGCCGTTTATCCTGGTCATGGAGTGGGGGTCATCGAGGACATCAAGGGTATGGAGGTGGGGAAGAAGGTGCAGAACTTTTATATACTCAAGGTCCTGGATACACAGATGACCATCATGGTCCCGACAGAAAGCGCCCATAAGGCTGGCATGAGGGAGGTAATTGACCCGAAGAAGATCCCACAAGTCTACGAGATCTTGAAGGAAAAGGAGGTCCCTAATAACAATCATCAGCCATGGAATCAAAGGTATCGTGGCTATATGGAGAGGATAAAGAGTGGTTCTATCTTCGAGGTGGCCAAGGTCTTACGGGAGCTTTACTCCATTAGGGCCGAAAAAGGGCTCTCCTTTGGGGAGAAAAAATTGATGGATACGGCCAAGAGGCTCCTTATCAAGGAGTTGGCCATCTCTAAGGAGGTGGAAGAGGGAGAGATCGGGAAGGAGATCCAAGGCATTTTGTCCTAA